One window of Candidatus Regiella endosymbiont of Tuberolachnus salignus genomic DNA carries:
- a CDS encoding ABC transporter permease — translation MIRLYWIALQSIWIKEIIRFSRIWVQTLLPPVITMSLYFVIFGSLMGSRIGNMAGVDYMQFIVPGLIMMAVITNAYANVASSFFNAKYQRNIEELLVAPVPTYIVIIGYIGGGVARGVITGVLVTGVSSFFVPLQIYSRSILVLVLLLTAILFSLGGLLNAVFAKTFDDISLVPTFVLTPLTYLGGVFYSLSLLPPLWQDLSKLNPIVYMVSGFRYGFLGMTELSLPLTLTVLITFISVFYTLAWYLINRGQGLRS, via the coding sequence ATGATCCGCTTGTATTGGATTGCCTTACAGAGTATTTGGATTAAAGAAATCATACGTTTTAGTCGTATTTGGGTGCAAACACTGTTACCACCGGTTATCACTATGTCACTTTATTTTGTTATTTTCGGCAGCTTAATGGGTTCGCGGATCGGAAATATGGCTGGTGTGGATTATATGCAATTTATTGTCCCTGGCTTGATTATGATGGCGGTGATCACTAACGCTTATGCAAATGTGGCTTCCTCTTTTTTCAATGCTAAATATCAACGCAATATTGAAGAACTGCTAGTGGCTCCTGTGCCTACTTATATTGTGATCATCGGTTATATCGGCGGTGGAGTGGCTCGAGGCGTGATCACCGGTGTATTGGTGACAGGGGTCTCGTCATTTTTTGTACCATTACAAATTTATTCTCGGTCGATACTTGTTTTGGTATTACTGCTTACCGCCATTTTATTTTCACTCGGCGGCTTGTTAAATGCCGTATTCGCTAAAACCTTCGATGATATTAGCTTAGTGCCCACTTTTGTCTTAACACCATTGACATACTTGGGTGGGGTTTTTTATTCATTGTCATTACTGCCTCCACTTTGGCAAGATTTATCCAAACTCAATCCCATCGTCTATATGGTTAGCGGTTTTCGTTATGGTTTTCTTGGTATGACTGAATTATCATTGCCGCTCACTCTAACTGTATTAATAACGTTTATTAGTGTCTTTTATACCTTAGCTTGGTATTTAATTAACCGTGGCCAAGGTTTACGTAGCTAA
- a CDS encoding ABC transporter ATP-binding protein: MAYALELSQLTKTYKGGVRALRNIDLHVEAGDFYALLGPNGAGKSTIIGIISSLVNKTAGKVKVFGYDTDKDIVNAKRQLGLVPQEFNFNPFETVLQIVTTQAGYYGVNRRQANIRAEKYLSHLELWNKRNQSARHLSGGMKRRLMIARALMHKPKLLILDEPTAGVDIELRRSMWCFLKELNAEGTTIILTTHYLEEAEMLCRNIGIIQGGKLVENTSMKQLLNKLESETFILDLAAKSPLPRLEGYRSRLIDTSTLEVDVKREQGLNALFSQLNAQRVNIQSMRNKTNRLEELFITLVNNHSE; this comes from the coding sequence ATGGCTTACGCGCTAGAGTTATCGCAACTGACCAAAACGTATAAGGGGGGAGTACGCGCCCTACGCAACATTGATTTACATGTCGAAGCAGGTGATTTTTATGCGTTGCTTGGCCCGAACGGAGCGGGAAAATCAACTATCATCGGTATTATTAGTTCTCTAGTCAATAAAACCGCCGGCAAGGTTAAAGTGTTTGGTTATGATACGGATAAAGATATTGTGAATGCTAAACGCCAGCTGGGTTTGGTTCCACAGGAATTCAATTTCAATCCATTTGAAACTGTATTGCAAATTGTCACTACTCAAGCCGGTTATTACGGAGTGAATCGGCGTCAGGCGAACATTAGAGCGGAAAAATATCTCAGTCATCTCGAGCTATGGAACAAACGCAATCAAAGCGCAAGACATTTATCCGGAGGAATGAAACGCCGACTAATGATTGCAAGGGCTTTGATGCATAAACCGAAGCTACTTATTCTCGATGAACCCACCGCCGGAGTCGATATCGAATTACGGCGCTCTATGTGGTGCTTTTTAAAAGAGCTGAACGCGGAAGGAACAACCATTATTTTGACCACACATTATTTGGAAGAAGCCGAAATGCTGTGCCGCAATATTGGTATTATCCAAGGTGGCAAATTGGTAGAAAATACGTCAATGAAGCAGCTACTGAACAAATTGGAATCAGAAACATTTATTCTTGATCTCGCTGCAAAAAGTCCGCTACCGAGATTGGAAGGCTATCGCTCTCGTCTGATCGACACTTCTACACTCGAAGTCGATGTCAAGCGCGAGCAAGGATTGAATGCGCTGTTTAGTCAACTCAATGCGCAGAGAGTTAACATACAAAGTATGCGCAATAAAACCAACCGTTTAGAAGAACTATTTATTACTTTGGTGAATAATCACAGTGAATAG
- the can gene encoding carbonate dehydratase: MKKIEDLILNNEAWSSAIHKEDPGFFERLSQVQKPRFLWIGCSDSRVPAELLTGLKPGELFVHRNVANLVIHTDLNCMSVVQYAVDVLKIKDIIICGHYDCGGVQAALEDKEIGLIDNWLLHIRDLVYKHKNLLDPPRVEKPADMLCKINVIEQVYNLGHSTIIKSAWKSDKKVTLHGWVYDINGRLNDLKLLITSRETLETNYRAAIAALYNASPLL, encoded by the coding sequence ATGAAGAAAATAGAAGATCTTATCCTCAATAATGAAGCCTGGTCTTCAGCTATTCATAAAGAAGATCCTGGCTTTTTTGAACGTTTATCACAAGTACAAAAACCTCGTTTTCTCTGGATTGGCTGTTCTGACAGCCGGGTACCGGCGGAACTTTTGACTGGCCTAAAACCCGGCGAATTATTTGTCCATCGTAATGTTGCCAACTTGGTTATTCACACTGATTTAAACTGTATGTCTGTAGTGCAGTACGCCGTTGATGTCTTAAAGATAAAAGATATTATTATTTGTGGCCATTACGATTGTGGTGGTGTTCAAGCCGCGCTGGAAGATAAAGAAATAGGGTTGATTGATAACTGGTTGCTACATATTCGTGATCTTGTGTATAAACACAAAAATTTATTGGATCCACCGCGGGTAGAAAAGCCTGCTGATATGCTGTGTAAAATTAACGTTATTGAGCAAGTTTACAACCTGGGGCACTCCACTATTATTAAATCAGCATGGAAAAGTGATAAAAAAGTGACACTACATGGTTGGGTTTACGATATTAATGGTCGCCTGAATGATTTAAAACTTCTTATCACGAGTCGAGAAACGTTAGAAACGAATTATCGCGCAGCGATAGCGGCGCTTTACAATGCATCTCCCTTACTGTAA
- the mrcB gene encoding bifunctional glycosyl transferase/transpeptidase: MSEDHRNPTGRKKRKSVTNTEPKKPLHRRDDDENNTEDNKSMRKKEKSRLMRKKRYWFGLFVKLFLMIALLLVIYGFYLNEKIRQRIEGQVWDLPAAVYGRELNLEPDMAYSKEEMVNLLEAMQYRQVSKIIRPGEFAVKSNSIEMLRRAFDFSDGKEGEIHARLVFSDDKLIQIENLENQRHFGFFRLDPKLITLLQSPNGEQRLLVPRSTFPDLLVDTLLATEDRSFYQHDGIKLYSIGRAALANLIAGKTVQGGSTLTQQLVKNMFLTNERSLWRKANEAYMALLMDYRYSKDRILELYLNEVYLGQNGSDEIRGFPLASLYYFGRPVDELSLDQQAMLVGMVKGASLYNPWRNPKLALERRNLVLKLLQNQGVIDDKLYDMLSVRPLGVQPKGGVISPQPAFMQMVRQELQEKLADKINDLSGVKIFTTLDPVSQEAAEKSVEKGIPALIKARQVDDLEAAIVIVDRFSGEIRAMVGGAQPQFAGFNRAMQARRPIGSLAKPSTYLTALSQPDKYRLNTWLDDKPLSLTQPNGSVWQPKNYSRQFRGRVMLLDALVNSINVPTVNLGLALGLDQISATLQLLGISQSVINPVPAILLGAISLTPMEVAQEYQTIASGGNRALLSAVRSVIAEDGTVLYRTFPQAEARVSAQAAYLTLYGMQQVVARGTSRSLAVKFLNYHLAGKTGTTNDLRDSWFAGIDGKEVVIVWIGRDDNGPAQLTGANGALTLYRRYLENQTPLPLTLQVPEGISLMNIDSTGNFMCSVDNGWRTIPVWTEDPNKLCQASLPESRPANDDPADDDVASWIKDMFES, encoded by the coding sequence ATGTCTGAGGATCATCGTAACCCTACTGGCCGGAAAAAACGTAAATCAGTCACGAATACTGAGCCGAAAAAACCATTGCATCGACGTGATGATGATGAAAATAACACCGAAGATAATAAATCAATGCGAAAAAAAGAAAAGTCACGATTAATGCGCAAAAAACGTTACTGGTTTGGATTATTTGTTAAATTATTTTTAATGATTGCATTGTTGTTGGTCATTTATGGTTTTTATCTCAATGAAAAAATCCGTCAACGCATCGAGGGCCAGGTTTGGGATTTACCTGCCGCCGTGTATGGCCGAGAGTTGAATCTTGAGCCGGATATGGCTTACAGCAAAGAGGAAATGGTTAATTTATTAGAGGCTATGCAGTACCGTCAGGTTAGCAAGATAATCCGTCCTGGTGAATTTGCTGTTAAAAGTAACAGTATTGAAATGCTCCGCCGTGCTTTTGATTTTTCAGACGGTAAAGAAGGGGAAATACATGCCCGTTTGGTCTTTAGTGACGATAAATTGATACAAATCGAAAATTTAGAAAATCAGCGTCACTTTGGTTTTTTTCGGCTCGATCCTAAGCTGATCACCCTGTTGCAATCACCTAATGGTGAACAACGTTTGCTTGTTCCCCGTTCTACTTTTCCCGATCTGTTAGTCGACACATTACTGGCAACAGAAGATCGCTCTTTTTATCAACATGATGGTATTAAATTATATTCGATTGGCCGTGCCGCATTAGCTAACCTAATCGCCGGAAAAACAGTGCAAGGGGGCAGTACTTTAACCCAGCAATTAGTTAAAAATATGTTTTTGACGAATGAGCGTTCTTTGTGGCGTAAAGCGAATGAAGCCTATATGGCATTGTTGATGGATTATCGTTACAGCAAAGATCGTATTTTAGAGTTATACCTTAACGAAGTTTATCTTGGTCAAAATGGCAGCGATGAGATCCGTGGTTTTCCCTTAGCAAGCTTGTATTATTTTGGTCGCCCAGTTGATGAATTGAGTCTAGATCAGCAAGCGATGCTGGTTGGAATGGTGAAAGGTGCATCATTATATAATCCGTGGCGTAATCCTAAACTGGCCTTAGAACGGCGTAATTTGGTATTAAAATTATTGCAAAATCAAGGTGTCATTGACGACAAATTATACGATATGCTGAGTGTTAGACCGCTCGGAGTACAACCTAAAGGGGGTGTCATTTCTCCTCAGCCGGCATTTATGCAAATGGTGCGTCAAGAGTTACAAGAAAAATTGGCTGATAAAATTAACGATTTATCTGGCGTGAAAATTTTCACCACATTAGATCCTGTCTCACAGGAAGCAGCAGAAAAATCCGTTGAAAAAGGGATCCCAGCATTAATAAAAGCGCGGCAGGTTGATGATTTGGAAGCCGCGATAGTCATCGTTGACCGCTTTAGTGGTGAAATCCGTGCAATGGTGGGAGGTGCTCAGCCACAGTTCGCTGGATTTAACCGTGCCATGCAGGCGCGACGGCCAATAGGCTCTTTAGCCAAACCCTCAACTTATTTAACCGCACTGAGTCAACCCGATAAATATCGCTTAAATACCTGGCTAGACGATAAACCTTTATCTCTTACACAACCTAATGGCTCTGTTTGGCAACCGAAAAATTACAGCCGTCAGTTTCGGGGAAGAGTGATGTTACTGGACGCATTGGTTAATTCTATAAATGTGCCAACGGTTAATTTAGGTCTCGCATTGGGATTAGATCAAATTAGTGCAACTTTGCAATTGCTGGGGATCTCTCAATCGGTGATCAATCCAGTGCCAGCAATATTGTTAGGCGCAATCAGCTTGACACCGATGGAGGTGGCACAAGAGTATCAGACTATTGCCAGTGGCGGTAATCGAGCACTATTGTCTGCGGTGCGTTCTGTGATTGCTGAAGATGGAACCGTGCTGTATCGTACTTTTCCACAAGCGGAAGCAAGGGTTTCAGCTCAGGCCGCTTATCTCACATTGTATGGGATGCAACAGGTTGTCGCACGAGGTACTTCACGTTCGCTGGCCGTAAAATTTTTAAACTATCATCTGGCAGGAAAAACAGGAACGACCAATGATCTTCGTGATAGTTGGTTTGCTGGGATCGATGGTAAAGAAGTGGTTATTGTTTGGATTGGACGTGATGACAATGGCCCGGCTCAATTAACAGGGGCTAATGGAGCACTAACACTGTATCGCCGTTATCTAGAAAATCAAACCCCCTTACCTTTAACGTTACAAGTACCTGAAGGAATTAGCCTGATGAATATTGATTCTACAGGCAACTTTATGTGTAGTGTTGACAATGGTTGGCGCACTATTCCTGTTTGGACAGAAGATCCAAACAAACTTTGTCAAGCCTCTTTGCCAGAATCCCGGCCAGCTAATGATGATCCAGCTGATGATGATGTTGCCAGTTGGATTAAAGATATGTTTGAGTCATGA
- the truB gene encoding tRNA pseudouridine(55) synthase TruB produces MGRPRRRGRDINGILLLDKPPGFSSNDVLQKIKRLFGANRAGHTGALDPLATGMLPICLGEATKFSQFLLNADKHYHVIARLGQRTDTSDAAGKLLDEKEIKFTQAQLDNALESLRGESLQIPSMYSALKYQGRPLYDYARQGIEVEREKRAISIFDLQFIRWQGHDLELQIHCSKGTYIRTLIDDLGELLGCGAHVSQLRRLQVATYPPERMLTLTQLNTIVESTPSSPYPMLDPLLLPMDSAVVNFPEVNLLPVVAAYLKQGQPVQVSSAPVEGMVRITEGEGRHFIGIGIIDDDGRVAPKRLVNVLT; encoded by the coding sequence ATGGGGCGCCCTCGTCGGCGTGGCCGCGACATCAATGGCATCTTACTTTTAGATAAACCCCCTGGTTTTTCTTCAAATGATGTTTTACAAAAAATTAAGCGCCTTTTTGGTGCTAACCGGGCTGGTCATACCGGTGCATTAGATCCACTCGCAACAGGTATGTTGCCCATTTGTCTGGGTGAGGCGACTAAATTTTCTCAATTTTTACTCAACGCAGATAAACACTATCATGTAATAGCGCGTTTAGGTCAACGAACGGACACATCTGACGCGGCAGGTAAACTGCTTGATGAAAAAGAAATAAAATTTACGCAGGCTCAATTGGATAACGCATTAGAAAGTTTACGAGGCGAAAGCCTGCAAATCCCGTCAATGTATTCAGCATTGAAATACCAGGGTCGACCATTATACGATTATGCCCGGCAGGGGATTGAAGTAGAACGCGAAAAGCGGGCAATTAGCATCTTTGATTTGCAATTTATTCGCTGGCAAGGCCATGACTTAGAATTACAAATTCATTGCTCAAAAGGGACTTATATTCGTACTTTGATTGATGATTTAGGCGAATTATTAGGATGTGGTGCCCATGTTAGTCAACTACGTCGCTTACAAGTAGCAACTTATCCACCCGAACGTATGCTGACCTTAACACAACTGAATACGATAGTTGAATCGACTCCCTCTTCACCTTATCCGATGTTAGATCCATTACTGTTACCGATGGACAGTGCTGTAGTTAATTTTCCTGAAGTAAACTTATTACCAGTGGTTGCCGCTTATTTAAAACAAGGCCAACCCGTTCAAGTTTCATCCGCACCTGTTGAAGGTATGGTACGTATTACTGAAGGTGAAGGGCGTCACTTCATTGGTATTGGCATCATTGATGATGATGGACGTGTCGCGCCAAAACGTTTAGTTAACGTTCTTACATAA
- the rbfA gene encoding 30S ribosome-binding factor RbfA — translation MAQEFSRAQRVSQELQKEIAIILQREIKDPRVGMATVSGVKLSRDLVYAKVFVTFLNTLTQDDDQKKIKDGIKALQDASGYIRTLLGKAMRLRVVPTLTFDYDKSQIEGVRIANLVTNVIKNDVKRRNITDKNNEETS, via the coding sequence ATGGCACAAGAATTCAGCCGTGCTCAACGTGTTTCACAAGAACTACAAAAAGAGATCGCCATTATTTTGCAGCGTGAAATTAAAGATCCGCGGGTGGGTATGGCGACGGTTTCTGGCGTGAAGCTTTCTCGTGATTTAGTTTACGCCAAAGTGTTTGTTACTTTTTTAAATACATTAACTCAGGATGACGATCAAAAAAAAATCAAAGACGGCATTAAAGCTTTGCAAGATGCTTCTGGTTATATCCGTACCTTATTGGGTAAAGCGATGCGATTACGTGTCGTACCCACACTGACCTTTGATTACGACAAATCACAAATTGAAGGCGTTCGTATAGCAAATTTAGTGACGAATGTAATTAAAAACGATGTTAAACGTCGTAACATCACAGATAAAAATAATGAGGAGACATCATAA